In the Bacillota bacterium genome, CCGATGAAATGATCGGTAAAATCCCCCAGATTATAGCGGGCTAAACGATAGGCTCCAGCAATTAGATAAACCCACCCAAGGATAGTCACCGCCGGTGAATACTCAGCAAATCCCACGGCATGGAGTAAAGCGATGGGAGCCACCCCAAAGGTAATCAGATCGGCAAAGGAGTCCAGTTGTTTTCCCATCTCCGTTGCTGCCTGCAACCTGCGGGCGATACTGCCATCCAGGGCATCGATCAGTCCCCCAGCTAGAATTAGGACCACGCAGACTAACCTTTGAACTCCGGTACCTGGACGCAGCAAAAGCAATACTGTACCCAAGCCCAGGGTCATATTAGCCATGGTCATCAGATTGGGGATCAACTTCTTCCAATCGCCATTATTCATCGGTCAACATTCTTTCAGATTGAGATTGTGTCGATTAATCATGTTGTAGACCGCTGCATAACACAAGCTGACCAAGATGACAAACCAAAAGGTGACAAACCGAAAAATGACTGCCAAAGCCGCGGCCCCGCTCAAGGGTACCCCCAGACCCCTTAGTAGCCCGGTCATTGTGCCTTCAAATCCCCCCAAACCGCCGGGAAACAAAGGCAGCATGCCGATCAGGTAAGACACAAAGGTAATGCTGCCAATATAAACCAGGGGTATGTCGGGTTGGATTTGAACAGCTAGGACATAGAGTTTGGCTGGATAAAGGAGCCATATTGCCAGGGCCAACACAAACTGCAGGATTAGTTCACCGCTTTGATTTTCAAA is a window encoding:
- a CDS encoding CDP-diacylglycerol--serine O-phosphatidyltransferase — translated: MNNGDWKKLIPNLMTMANMTLGLGTVLLLLRPGTGVQRLVCVVLILAGGLIDALDGSIARRLQAATEMGKQLDSFADLITFGVAPIALLHAVGFAEYSPAVTILGWVYLIAGAYRLARYNLGDFTDHFIGLPITAAGIILALYCAIFLLWEGLNPKVTTPLVLAGLSLLMVSRFKINRL